In Thalassotalea sp. Sam97, a single window of DNA contains:
- a CDS encoding class II aldolase/adducin family protein, with protein MYQLLQRNLKTKVSDIEWQMRVELAACYRLVAHFGWDDLIYTHISVRIPNSEHFLINAFGIAFDEVTASNLVKIDIDGNVLDGGEFSINPAGFTIHSAVHQARHDATCVMHLHTNATIAVASQQQGLLPLSQYSLFSLASLSYHDYEGLAVNPDEKARLQENLGSNNHLLLRNHGALTLGSSIGDAFMRMYDLQRACEIQLQLQATGTDVVNVADDVADNIYRQANVVHSGQTGGDKAWPAMMRKALRINSDFNQ; from the coding sequence ATGTATCAGTTATTACAGCGAAATTTAAAAACAAAGGTTAGTGATATTGAATGGCAAATGCGGGTGGAACTTGCCGCCTGTTATCGATTGGTGGCTCATTTTGGGTGGGATGATCTGATTTATACGCATATATCTGTACGTATTCCTAATAGCGAACACTTCCTAATTAACGCGTTTGGAATTGCGTTTGATGAAGTGACGGCATCCAATCTGGTAAAAATTGATATCGATGGCAATGTCCTTGATGGCGGTGAATTTTCGATTAATCCTGCTGGGTTTACGATTCACAGTGCCGTGCACCAAGCTCGGCATGATGCAACTTGCGTTATGCACTTACATACCAATGCGACGATTGCTGTGGCCAGTCAACAACAGGGATTATTGCCATTGAGTCAGTATTCGCTGTTTTCATTGGCTAGCTTAAGTTATCACGACTACGAAGGGTTGGCGGTAAACCCTGATGAAAAAGCACGTTTACAAGAAAACCTTGGCTCAAATAATCATTTGTTGCTGCGCAATCACGGGGCCTTAACACTAGGTTCGAGCATCGGCGATGCGTTTATGCGAATGTACGACTTACAACGCGCCTGTGAAATCCAATTGCAACTACAAGCAACTGGTACTGATGTGGTTAATGTCGCAGATGATGTTGCCGATAACATATATCGCCAAGCCAATGTGGTGCATTCTGGACAAACTGGTGGTGATAAAGCATGGCCAGCTATGATGCGCAAAGCGTTGCGTATTAACTCTGATTTCAATCAATAA
- a CDS encoding amidohydrolase, with protein MQIIDPHLHLFNLRQGDYHWLQKTRAPFWPDKAIINKDFRENDLQLSDGLKLAGFIHIEAGFDNLKPWRELGWLEQHCHLPFKSIAFVALDDGQFSDKLMRLNDHRSMIGIRHILEDDAKKVLKQPTALAHLQQLAEHQLLFECQANLADHSIVEALLQLLIKTPDLQMIINHCGMPSSNHMSNSLIDNLTLLAQFTGVSIKCSGFEMRDRHWQWSELEDTLAILIDIFTIERVMLASNFPLTLFSRSYQALWQGYASLSYPSQQLDALCYDNAKRIYKL; from the coding sequence ATGCAAATTATCGATCCGCACCTGCATTTATTTAATCTGCGACAAGGCGACTACCACTGGTTGCAAAAAACTCGCGCGCCATTTTGGCCAGACAAAGCGATTATTAACAAAGATTTTCGCGAAAACGATCTACAACTCAGTGATGGTTTAAAATTGGCTGGTTTTATTCATATTGAAGCGGGCTTTGACAACTTAAAACCATGGCGTGAGCTAGGTTGGTTAGAACAACATTGCCATCTGCCATTTAAAAGTATCGCTTTTGTTGCCTTGGACGATGGTCAATTTAGCGATAAATTAATGCGCTTAAACGATCATCGATCAATGATCGGCATCCGCCACATTCTCGAAGACGATGCCAAAAAGGTACTCAAGCAACCGACCGCATTAGCGCATTTACAACAACTTGCTGAGCATCAGTTATTATTCGAATGCCAAGCCAATCTCGCCGATCACAGCATCGTTGAAGCATTATTGCAATTGTTGATCAAGACACCTGATTTGCAGATGATTATTAACCACTGTGGTATGCCGAGTAGCAATCACATGAGTAATAGCTTAATCGACAATTTGACCTTATTAGCCCAGTTTACAGGGGTAAGCATCAAATGCTCTGGGTTTGAAATGCGTGACAGACATTGGCAATGGTCAGAGCTAGAAGATACCCTCGCTATACTTATTGATATATTCACTATCGAGCGAGTAATGCTAGCAAGTAACTTTCCACTGACACTATTTAGCCGATCATACCAAGCATTATGGCAAGGCTATGCGTCGTTAAGCTACCCGAGCCAGCAATTAGATGCGCTTTGCTATGATAATGCCAAGCGCATCTACAAACTCTAA
- a CDS encoding SDR family NAD(P)-dependent oxidoreductase has translation MSSNSSPVCIVTGGSSGIGLAICKVFISAGYQVFNLDIQVSDIGHFIDCDMRNSAQVKAAISQVVSNTSRVDVLVSNAGMHFSANIEQTCEASFDKVFDLNVKGAIAATQAVLPMMKQQHHGSIIYIASDQALIGKPSSFAYNLSKHALASMAKTTALDYASFNIRANALCPGTIETPLYHQAIDNYCAKSGADKVKVDAEEAALQPLNRLGQPEEVAEYALFLASNKASFITGSLPVIDGGYTTR, from the coding sequence ATGAGTTCTAATTCTTCTCCCGTATGTATTGTTACCGGTGGTTCATCCGGTATTGGCTTGGCAATTTGTAAGGTGTTTATCAGCGCTGGTTACCAAGTGTTTAACCTCGATATTCAAGTCAGTGATATTGGCCATTTCATTGATTGTGATATGCGCAACAGTGCGCAAGTTAAGGCGGCGATAAGTCAAGTGGTTAGCAACACAAGTCGTGTTGATGTACTGGTTTCCAATGCCGGCATGCATTTTAGCGCAAATATCGAACAAACCTGTGAGGCAAGCTTTGATAAGGTTTTTGATTTAAACGTTAAAGGTGCTATTGCTGCCACCCAAGCAGTATTGCCGATGATGAAACAGCAACACCATGGTAGCATTATTTATATTGCTTCTGATCAAGCCCTAATAGGCAAGCCATCATCATTTGCCTACAACCTTTCCAAACATGCGTTAGCATCGATGGCCAAAACAACGGCCCTTGATTACGCCAGTTTTAACATCCGTGCTAACGCCCTTTGTCCTGGCACCATCGAAACACCGCTGTATCATCAGGCGATTGATAACTATTGTGCCAAAAGCGGTGCTGATAAAGTCAAAGTAGATGCCGAAGAAGCAGCCTTGCAACCTCTTAACCGTTTGGGTCAGCCTGAAGAAGTTGCGGAGTATGCGTTATTTTTAGCATCGAACAAAGCCAGTTTCATTACTGGTTCATTGCCCGTGATTGATGGTGGTTATACGACCCGCTAG
- a CDS encoding winged helix-turn-helix transcriptional regulator, protein MSVKSRQLDRIDLTILATLQLNARISNVELAKQVNLSPSPCLDRVKRLEAEGYIKRYGAILDAQKLNIGMSAFIQVTLDRTTADIFNQFRDQVVGIREVAECHMVAGGFDYLIKLRVTSMDNYRDVLGKVVELPGVSQTHTYVVIEKVKEDLGLPLLATQST, encoded by the coding sequence ATGAGTGTGAAAAGTAGACAGTTGGACCGCATTGATTTAACTATTCTAGCGACCCTGCAACTCAATGCTCGCATATCCAATGTTGAGCTTGCTAAACAAGTTAATTTAAGCCCTAGCCCGTGCCTTGATCGAGTAAAACGACTTGAAGCAGAGGGATATATTAAGCGCTACGGGGCAATATTAGATGCGCAAAAACTGAATATCGGCATGTCGGCCTTTATTCAAGTGACATTAGATAGAACAACGGCTGATATATTTAATCAATTTCGCGATCAAGTGGTTGGTATTCGCGAGGTCGCCGAATGCCATATGGTGGCTGGCGGGTTTGATTACCTTATAAAGCTTCGCGTAACCAGTATGGACAATTATCGTGATGTGTTGGGCAAAGTGGTGGAATTGCCAGGTGTATCGCAAACCCATACTTATGTTGTCATAGAGAAAGTGAAGGAAGATCTAGGTTTACCGTTACTGGCGACGCAGTCTACCTAA
- a CDS encoding Lpp/OprI family alanine-zipper lipoprotein yields the protein MKKSLMLSTVVLALGLSGCAGHAKLEADIADLNMKMDNLASKVDSLADGQAALRDDVAAATAAANDAKAMAADAKSEAERANDRIDNIVSGYKK from the coding sequence ATGAAAAAATCATTAATGCTTTCAACTGTGGTTCTAGCACTCGGTCTATCTGGCTGTGCTGGTCACGCAAAATTAGAAGCTGATATCGCAGACTTAAACATGAAGATGGATAACCTAGCATCAAAAGTTGATTCTCTAGCAGATGGTCAAGCAGCGTTACGAGATGATGTGGCAGCAGCAACCGCAGCTGCAAATGATGCAAAAGCGATGGCGGCTGATGCTAAATCTGAAGCAGAACGTGCAAATGATCGTATTGACAATATTGTCAGCGGTTACAAAAAATAG
- a CDS encoding L,D-transpeptidase family protein, protein MFYKFMLAIVSVCLLTLTNSIYAIEFQIPRDDSRLVGELTYYTVQDGDHFQSIAEKYRVGYLAMMEANPGVDPLRPKVGTELVIPTQMILPYVKQDGIVINLSELRLYYFDKQRDTVHVFPVGIGKIGDMTPRLVSKITEKRKNPNWYPTANTRREYLAKNGKPMPKMIPAGPQNPLGDYAMRIGNSAYLIHGTNQRFGIGMRVSAGCIRMYPADIEWLFNNTPKGTAVRIIDQPIKMTYLEPDVRMIEIHAPLTSNNGEVPSLLPLSLGVQNFIGDNPEKIELVEELLDAPTGLPLLLDRR, encoded by the coding sequence ATGTTCTATAAATTTATGCTCGCTATAGTTAGTGTTTGTTTACTTACGCTAACAAATTCTATTTATGCTATTGAATTTCAAATTCCTCGAGACGATAGTCGCCTGGTAGGCGAACTAACGTATTACACCGTGCAAGACGGCGATCACTTTCAAAGTATTGCTGAAAAATATCGCGTCGGTTATTTGGCAATGATGGAAGCCAACCCTGGTGTCGATCCGCTTCGCCCTAAGGTAGGTACTGAACTTGTCATACCAACTCAAATGATTTTACCGTACGTTAAGCAGGACGGTATTGTTATCAACTTATCGGAATTAAGGTTGTATTATTTCGACAAACAGCGTGATACCGTTCATGTGTTTCCTGTCGGTATCGGCAAAATAGGCGATATGACACCACGTCTCGTCAGTAAAATTACCGAAAAACGAAAAAACCCTAACTGGTACCCGACAGCCAATACCCGTCGAGAATACCTTGCCAAAAACGGCAAACCAATGCCTAAGATGATCCCTGCAGGTCCTCAAAACCCGCTTGGCGATTACGCAATGCGCATTGGTAATAGTGCCTATTTAATCCATGGAACTAATCAACGCTTTGGTATTGGCATGCGCGTTAGTGCCGGCTGTATTCGGATGTACCCTGCTGATATCGAATGGCTATTTAATAACACGCCTAAAGGCACTGCGGTACGCATTATCGACCAACCAATCAAAATGACTTACTTAGAGCCTGATGTACGCATGATTGAAATTCATGCGCCATTAACCAGTAACAATGGTGAAGTCCCTAGCTTGTTGCCACTATCGCTTGGTGTGCAAAATTTTATTGGCGATAATCCAGAGAAAATTGAATTAGTGGAAGAGTTACTTGATGCCCCAACAGGTTTACCATTATTGCTCGATCGTCGTTAA
- a CDS encoding threonine/serine exporter ThrE family protein — MKPDSFTQKRHFIITLGKMLHKFGATTYRLENHLKSVSEFLDVPASFVLTPTSMTFVLYNAEDQQDYNFIIRVAPGDIDLASLARTNELVSELESGTRTLSEAIERLQDIESKPPTYAKFLTFLGYGASGGAFALLMRTTWNDVFWSTMLGFVVFLFVMWSERSKGIANSLEPLTTITVALLASAITIIDPAINASLVILSSIIVFIPGLSLTTGLSELAERHLISGTAKIMDATMVMFKLFFGAFLGLTIGDLLWGTSVKVAAQLVPDWNAWLAVVTLSLALVIIFKALPRHAIWCIFSGVIAFAASLWAGYYVGPALGTFVGAFAIGVYANLFARFGKAPASIVMLPGLVVLVPGSKVYIGLTAMVTGSQIVAADHLGSQTFLIFMSLVAGLIFANVIVRPKNNSL; from the coding sequence TTGAAACCAGATTCGTTTACGCAAAAACGTCACTTTATTATTACCCTAGGTAAAATGTTGCATAAGTTTGGGGCGACTACCTATCGGCTGGAGAACCACCTTAAAAGCGTATCTGAATTTCTTGATGTACCGGCCTCTTTTGTACTGACACCAACGTCGATGACCTTTGTGCTATATAACGCCGAAGATCAACAAGATTATAACTTCATTATTCGAGTAGCTCCTGGGGATATAGATTTAGCATCGCTGGCACGCACCAATGAGTTAGTATCCGAGCTTGAATCGGGTACTCGTACCCTAAGCGAAGCCATCGAACGCTTGCAAGACATCGAAAGCAAGCCTCCAACCTATGCCAAGTTTTTAACGTTTTTGGGTTATGGCGCATCCGGTGGCGCCTTTGCTTTACTCATGCGCACAACTTGGAATGATGTATTTTGGTCTACCATGCTCGGCTTTGTGGTATTTTTATTTGTTATGTGGTCCGAACGTTCAAAAGGCATCGCCAACTCTCTCGAGCCACTAACAACCATAACCGTTGCCTTGCTCGCTAGCGCCATCACCATCATCGACCCCGCCATTAATGCGTCCTTGGTCATATTGTCCAGTATCATCGTCTTTATTCCTGGCCTGAGTTTAACCACCGGCTTAAGTGAACTTGCCGAGCGCCATTTAATATCAGGCACAGCGAAGATTATGGATGCGACTATGGTGATGTTTAAATTATTTTTTGGCGCATTTCTGGGACTCACGATAGGCGATCTTCTCTGGGGAACTTCCGTCAAAGTTGCTGCTCAGTTGGTGCCCGACTGGAATGCGTGGTTAGCTGTGGTCACTTTATCGTTAGCCTTAGTGATTATTTTCAAAGCGCTACCAAGACATGCCATTTGGTGCATATTCAGCGGTGTCATTGCCTTTGCCGCCAGTCTCTGGGCAGGCTATTACGTCGGTCCTGCGCTAGGTACCTTTGTCGGTGCATTTGCAATTGGCGTTTATGCCAACCTGTTTGCTCGCTTTGGTAAAGCACCCGCCAGTATTGTTATGCTGCCTGGCTTAGTTGTACTGGTTCCCGGTTCTAAAGTATATATTGGCTTAACAGCAATGGTTACGGGTAGCCAAATCGTTGCAGCAGATCATCTCGGCTCACAAACATTTTTGATATTTATGAGCCTTGTAGCGGGGTTGATCTTTGCTAATGTTATTGTTCGACCTAAAAATAATTCACTGTAA
- a CDS encoding mandelate racemase/muconate lactonizing enzyme family protein, giving the protein MKVTSVEIFDIHCPKRTVWNPVFVRIHTDEGINGIGEAGLAYDLGHSAAAHMIKEISEAMLLGHDPMQTEALWSRMLRESFWGLGGGPIIYAAMSAIDTALWDIKGKALGVPVYQLLGGRVNDKLRTYASQLQFDWDSEFKALIAPQEYGEAASKAIAQGYDAVKVDPIMYGADGECFFDRTKLFTQSELRLFRARLQAIRDAIGDDADIIFECHSLPGVSSAIQLGELAQEFNCMYFEEPVNYLNSDLHKKVAEKVNVPIAGGERLYNRWNIKPYMQDMSIDVLQPDIGLCGGYTETKKVCDYADTFDVRIQAHVCGGPVATAAALHLETAIPNFLIHEHHTYAIKDWNRELCIEDPQPVNGNFIVSDTPGIGIHLNDEVVYRSPHMIVK; this is encoded by the coding sequence ATGAAAGTAACGAGTGTTGAAATTTTTGATATTCACTGTCCCAAACGAACAGTATGGAATCCCGTATTTGTGCGTATACATACCGATGAAGGAATAAACGGTATTGGAGAAGCGGGTCTGGCTTACGATTTAGGGCACAGTGCAGCCGCTCATATGATAAAAGAAATTAGCGAGGCCATGTTGCTTGGTCACGATCCTATGCAAACAGAAGCGTTGTGGTCACGAATGTTGCGCGAGAGTTTTTGGGGCTTAGGTGGTGGGCCTATCATTTATGCGGCCATGAGCGCCATCGATACCGCATTGTGGGATATTAAAGGTAAAGCGTTAGGAGTGCCGGTATATCAGCTACTTGGCGGTAGAGTGAACGATAAGCTGCGTACTTATGCATCACAATTACAATTTGACTGGGATAGTGAGTTTAAAGCGTTAATTGCGCCACAAGAGTACGGTGAAGCGGCCAGTAAGGCGATAGCGCAAGGCTATGATGCAGTAAAAGTGGATCCTATTATGTATGGCGCAGATGGGGAATGTTTTTTTGATCGCACAAAATTATTTACTCAATCAGAGCTGCGTTTGTTTCGAGCCCGCTTACAAGCCATTCGCGATGCAATTGGTGATGACGCGGATATTATTTTTGAATGCCATTCGTTGCCAGGTGTAAGTAGTGCAATTCAGTTAGGTGAACTAGCACAAGAGTTTAACTGCATGTATTTTGAAGAGCCGGTCAATTACCTTAACTCCGATCTCCACAAAAAAGTCGCCGAAAAAGTTAATGTCCCTATTGCTGGAGGCGAGCGTTTATATAATCGCTGGAACATTAAACCGTATATGCAAGATATGTCGATTGATGTCCTGCAGCCCGATATTGGTTTGTGTGGTGGTTATACCGAAACCAAAAAGGTATGTGATTATGCCGACACCTTTGATGTACGTATTCAAGCGCATGTTTGTGGTGGGCCGGTGGCAACGGCGGCGGCTTTGCATCTTGAAACAGCCATCCCAAACTTTTTAATTCATGAGCACCACACATACGCCATAAAAGACTGGAATCGCGAATTATGTATTGAAGATCCGCAGCCTGTAAATGGTAACTTTATCGTTTCTGATACGCCGGGTATCGGTATTCATTTAAACGACGAGGTAGTCTATCGCTCACCGCATATGATTGTTAAATAA
- a CDS encoding NRDE family protein yields the protein MCILFIAIEQHPDYPLIIAANRDEFYQRPTQQAHIWHGPDGIYAGKDNQQGGTWLGINQRGEFAALTNIREQERHRDDATSRGELVVKALAGDINHDWLLAHSDEYNPFNLVYQHQHTLYCYNSIDKTQTMIDEGFHAICNGHMDDVWPKMARGEQALETLVRQAKQQRLNIDKHALLALLKDPEQAPDYLLPDTGVGIDWERTLSSVFIQSSFYGTRSSAIVLKKNDNSFEFFEQSYNSQGSVTETTNVFLNQQGQYEF from the coding sequence ATGTGTATCTTATTTATCGCCATAGAGCAGCACCCCGATTACCCGCTGATCATTGCTGCCAATCGCGATGAATTTTATCAGCGACCAACCCAACAAGCCCATATTTGGCACGGTCCTGACGGCATTTATGCCGGTAAAGATAATCAACAAGGTGGTACCTGGCTTGGCATTAATCAGCGGGGCGAGTTTGCGGCATTAACGAACATACGCGAACAAGAGCGACATAGAGATGATGCGACCTCGCGTGGCGAATTAGTTGTAAAGGCCCTAGCGGGTGATATAAACCATGATTGGTTATTGGCGCACAGCGACGAGTATAATCCGTTTAATTTGGTCTATCAGCATCAACACACCTTGTATTGCTATAACAGCATCGATAAAACCCAGACCATGATTGATGAGGGGTTTCATGCGATTTGTAATGGCCATATGGATGATGTTTGGCCGAAAATGGCCCGGGGCGAACAAGCGCTAGAAACTTTAGTGCGTCAAGCGAAACAACAACGACTTAATATTGATAAGCACGCATTATTAGCGTTATTAAAAGATCCCGAGCAAGCACCAGACTATTTGCTTCCCGATACCGGCGTCGGCATTGATTGGGAGCGCACATTATCCAGTGTTTTTATTCAATCAAGTTTTTATGGTACCCGCTCCAGTGCGATTGTTTTGAAAAAAAACGACAACAGCTTCGAATTTTTCGAACAAAGTTATAACAGTCAAGGAAGCGTCACTGAAACAACCAATGTATTCCTCAACCAACAAGGTCAGTATGAGTTCTAA